The Thermosynechococcus sp. CL-1 genomic interval CCAAGATCAGGCGATCGCCCCGTTGCTCATAGGCCGCGGCCACATCAGAGACCAAGCCTTCACTGGTCTGCGGGTCAAGAATTAATTTCACCCAAGCAGTGACGGGTTCTTTATTCAAGACCAAGCGATTCACCGCATAGCCATTGGCCCGGGCAAGATCATCCAATTGTTGCAGCACAGTTGCCGCCTCTGGGGTATTGCGCGTCTGCCACCACCATTGCCACTGTTCATCGCCTTGGCGCCAAAGGGCAAGGCTAAAGCGATCGCTGGCCAAGGGAAAAATTTGCCTCGTCACGTCCAGCGGTATCTCTGCCGTCAAATCCCGCAGCAGTTGGCTGGCAATCTCATCCCCTTGGGGCGTTCTGCCAAAGCGGTAGTCTGCCAAAGCCTCGGTGAGTTGGCTATAGCCCTCTGGCAAGTGGGAACCCGCAACCACCACCGTCGGCAGCGGTTCTTGGGCACGGAGGAACTCAAGGTCAAGGGGATCAGCAGCCAATGTCGGATCACTGGTGCGGTGCAGCAGCGTTTCCAGATGCAGCTCGTTGTTTTGCGCCTTCACAGCCAACAGCAGGCGATCGTAGGTGGGTGCCAGTTCGCGATCCTCACGACTTAGGGATTGCAGGTTGACATAGTAGAGGGCCGTAGGTTGAGTGTCTAATTGAGGTCGCGCCGCTTGATAAAAACTCAAACCCGCCAGATTGCCATCCCCAGTCACCGCTGACCCCAAGCTAGCGATCATGGTCTCCACATCGGCAGCGAGGAGCAGGCGATCGCCCAGCCGTGCCGTCACCAAGTCCTTACCCACTTGGAGGGGGATATTTTGATAGACTTGCGCCTCAAAAGGATGGCTCTGCCAGTAGGTCTCTAAGAAAGCCGTTGCTGCGTCTGGGCGCTTCAGGGGCAGAATCCACAACTGCCGCGGGGATGGACACACTTCAGAACAGGGGAACTGGGCAACCGTCACCCCCTCTCCTACCCAAGTACTGACCTCAGACCACGACCAGCCCCAATCAGCCAGTTGGGATGTCCAAAAACGCTCCCAAAAAAAGCGCAGCGGATCGCTACTGGGACGTTGATTGAGCTTGAGGACACTCTGGGCTTGGCGGGGGACAAAGATCAGGTCATCGCTATCGGCAGCGGAGGCTGGCTGGCCACAGGTTAGAACCCACCAGCAGAGGATAAAGACCAAAAACGATGACCATAGCGATCGATGGTGCGGTTGCATCAGTGCCCTCAATGTGGCAGGCCAAATTAGCGGTTGGTGACAGTGGCCACATCCCGCGAGGTCAAGCGCTCATAGGTCGCCCGCATTTTCAGCCCCGTCAGCACTTGGAACAGACCCGAACCATTATCGGAACCTGGATAGTCACGGTGCTTCAGCAGCAGTTCCGTCATTTCACCATAGTGCTTGGTGGAGGTATTGCTCAGGTGACTTTCGATGTAGATCAGTTCATCGAGTTTTTCAAAGCGACCGTCCACTTCTAACACCGAAACGGGGTGACCATAGTATTCATCAGGCCCGTAGCTGAGGCGGATGCCCGGATAAGAGCAGGTGAGCTTACGACCGCAGGGAATCCAAGTAATCGTGGAGCCTTCATCAAAAAGATAGACT includes:
- a CDS encoding DUF3352 domain-containing protein; the encoded protein is MQPHHRSLWSSFLVFILCWWVLTCGQPASAADSDDLIFVPRQAQSVLKLNQRPSSDPLRFFWERFWTSQLADWGWSWSEVSTWVGEGVTVAQFPCSEVCPSPRQLWILPLKRPDAATAFLETYWQSHPFEAQVYQNIPLQVGKDLVTARLGDRLLLAADVETMIASLGSAVTGDGNLAGLSFYQAARPQLDTQPTALYYVNLQSLSREDRELAPTYDRLLLAVKAQNNELHLETLLHRTSDPTLAADPLDLEFLRAQEPLPTVVVAGSHLPEGYSQLTEALADYRFGRTPQGDEIASQLLRDLTAEIPLDVTRQIFPLASDRFSLALWRQGDEQWQWWWQTRNTPEAATVLQQLDDLARANGYAVNRLVLNKEPVTAWVKLILDPQTSEGLVSDVAAAYEQRGDRLILASSLSVLSPSQHKNVSWLPENLLRQRQGIRGLVYARWPQLFAPLSQRWPLLQYLNGISAGWLERLQSMTLVNYGVRDRLQHLELILSSKKD